From one Bos taurus isolate L1 Dominette 01449 registration number 42190680 breed Hereford chromosome 24, ARS-UCD2.0, whole genome shotgun sequence genomic stretch:
- the CABYR gene encoding calcium-binding tyrosine phosphorylation-regulated protein isoform X3 has protein sequence MEKSTDTEEDNIAAPLFSSKTTQFPSVQADLSPEPEDAGEALRGPSKPTTPKNATPPSSPLPAAVTSEFAYVPADPAQFAAQMLGNVPSVHSDQSEILMVDVATSMPGISEETLSSKAAEENVVAPPSVCSGKLVAEQVVSEKSVHVRVGSKAESPTASSSPLQGEQEPPACDHASEVPLQADIEVTSTMHIASIYNDEPVIEGVTYVEQLPEQIVIPFSDHVARLKGKEQSPPHSPILVVGKTASRGSEKSVGSAKFVQLESTKYDSSVHVEADGSTKAVSSEKSMHLEVEIFALAPGSAGQESGENPASQETEVKPARSGSVRSSSGPQPPVPEGLYEPEMEPERDAAPSNEV, from the coding sequence ATGGAGAAATCGACGGACACCGAGGAGGATAACATAGCAGCGCCGCTGTTCAGCAGCAAAACCACTCAGTTCCCGTCAGTCCAGGCTGACCTGTCCCCAGAGCCTGAGGATGCAGGTGAAGCACTCCGGGGCCCATCCAAACCGACCACCCCTAAGAACGCCACCCCACCATCGTCACCGTTGCCAGCAGCCGTCACTTCCGAGTTTGCCTATGTCCCTGCGGACCCCGCCCAGTTTGCTGCTCAGATGTTAGGTAATGTTCCATCTGTTCATTCTGATCAATCTGAAATTTTAATGGTGGATGTGGCAACAAGTATGCCTGGTATTTCCGAGGAGACGCTGAGCTCGAAGGCTGCTGAAGAGAACGTGGTGGCCCCTCCTAGTGTGTGTTCTGGCAAGCTGGTAGCAGAGCAGGTTGTGAGCGAAAAATCTGTCCATGTACGTGTGGGCAGTAAGGCTGAATCACCAACGGCTTCCTCATCCCCCTTGCAGGGTGAACAAGAACCTCCTGCTTGTGACCATGCTTCTGAGGTCCCTTTGCAGGCTGACATTGAGGTGACATCCACCATGCACATAGCTTCTATCTATAATGATGAGCCTGTAATCGAAGGAGTTACTTATGTTGAGCAGTTACCAGAACAAATAGTTATCCCCTTCTCTGATCACGTTGCTCGTCTTAAAGGCAAGGAGCAGTCACCACCACACAGTCCCATACTTGTAGTAGGCAAAACAGCCTCACGCGGGTCTGAAAAATCTGTGGGTTCCGCAAAATTTGTGCAGTTGGAGAGTACAAAATATGACTCCTCAGTCCATGTGGAGGCAGACGGCTCTACCAAAGCAGTGAGCTCTGAGAAATCTATGCACCTTGAAGTGGAGATCTTTGCGCTGGCCCCTGGCAGTGCTGGGCAGGAGTCCGGGGAAAACCCTGCGTCCCAGGAGACGGAGGTCAAACCCGCGCGCTCAGGGTCCGTAAGATCATCTAGTGGCCCCCAACCTCCTGTTCCAGAAGGTCTTTATGAACCAGAAATGGAACCAGAACGGGACGCAGCACCTTCCAACGAGGTTTGA